Proteins from a genomic interval of Odontesthes bonariensis isolate fOdoBon6 chromosome 7, fOdoBon6.hap1, whole genome shotgun sequence:
- the LOC142384654 gene encoding muscarinic acetylcholine receptor M2-like, with translation MDTQNSSHSTNISRGSNISLFSGSPYTTVEIVLIILVAGSLSLITVVGNILVMLSIKVNRNLQTVNNYFLFSLACADLIIGICSMNLYTVYIVIGYWPLGAVVCDLWLAVDYVVSNASVMNLLIISFDRYFCVTKPLSYPARRSTKMAGLMIAAAWVLSFILWAPAILFWQFIVGGRTVPPDECYIQFFSNPAVTFGTAITAFYLPVAIMIHLYWRISKASRSRVRKDSRKTSGTSLAEAHSNSQEEGCENNCVTTKQAQKGVGDGRQKEMLQQQNGCGPQKEEQVEQADSTTDIVHASTSKDTEGPVSSRKGSNGGKNQTQPTPPQNSAVDRQSMVARTLLMVTKRAVSENVVAKWRRKGNSSRERKVTRTIMAILVAFVATWTPYNVMVLINTFCSICIPNTLWTIGYWLCYINSTVNPACYALCNTTFKNTFKHLLLCQYKNIRAR, from the exons ATGGATACTCAGAATTCATCCCACAGCACCAACATCAGCAGAGGCAGTAACATCAGCCTCTTCTCTGGAAGCCCCTACACTACCGTGGAGATAGTGCTCATCATCCTGGTGGCTGGATCTCTGAGTCTGATCACGGTCGTTGGAAACATCCTGGTCATGCTTTCAATAAAG GTAAACAGGAATCTGCAGACCGTCAACaactacttcctgttcagcctTGCCTGTGCTGACCTCATTATTGGCATTTGCTCCATGAACCTCTATACTGTCTATATTGTGATTGGCTACTGGCCCTTGGGAGCAGTGGTGTGTGATCTATGGTTGGCTGTTGATTATGTTGTCAGCAACGCCTCAGTCATGAACCTGCTCATCATTAGTTTTGACCGTTACTTCTGTGTCACCAAGCCGCTCAGCTACCCAGCACGCCGCAGCACTAAGATGGCTGGCCTGATGATCGCAGCAGCCTGGGTCTTATCCTTCATCCTATGGGCCCCCGCCATTCTGTTTTGGCAGTTCATTGTAGGTGGGAGAACCGTGCCGCCAGATGAGTGCTACATCCAGTTCTTCTCCAACCCAGCGGTGACCTTTGGCACAGCGATCACAGCTTTTTACCTACCAGTGGCCATCATGATCCACCTTTACTGGCGCATCTCCAAGGCCAGCCGCAGCCGGGTGAGGAAGGACAGCAGGAAGACCTCAGGTACCAGTCTGGCAGAAGCTCACTCTAACAGCCAGGAGGAAGGTTGTGAGAACAACTGCGTCACAACAAAACAAGCTCAGAAAGGGGTTGGAGACGGGAGGCAGAAGGAaatgttgcagcagcaaaacgGATGTGGTCCACAAAAGGAAGAACAGGTAGAGCAGGCAGATTCCACAACAGACATTGTCCATGCTTCGACATCTAAAGACACTGAAGGCCCTGTTTCATCCCGGAAGGGCTCAAATGGtggaaaaaatcaaacacagccaACACCCCCGCAGAACTCAGCAGTTGACAGACAAAGTATGGTGGCAAGGACTCTGCTGATG GTAACAAAGCGTGCTGTCAGTGAGAATGTCGTGGCGAAGTGGAGAAGGAAAGGCAATTCCTCCAGGGAGAGAAAAGTGACGCGCACCATCATGGCAATCCTGGTTGCTTTTGTTGCCACATGGACGCCGTACAACGTGATGGTCCTGATCAACACCTTCTGCTCCATCTGCATCCCTAACACCCTCTGGACCATCGGCTACTGGCTCTGCTACATCAACAGCACCGTCAACCCTGCCTGCTATGCCCTCTGCAACACCACCTTCAAAAACACCTTCAAGCACCTGCTTCTGTGCCAGTACAAGAACATTCGTGCACGTTGA